The following are encoded in a window of Scophthalmus maximus strain ysfricsl-2021 chromosome 2, ASM2237912v1, whole genome shotgun sequence genomic DNA:
- the shroom1 gene encoding protein Shroom1 isoform X1: protein MDSYNFHFERMSNVDLHSLSLPVSRLSPAKSNSSIVDQLAHHQHGKGDSAYSSFSGGSTAPDYPSPFVPDDLHSSAFSHYADLKYVKSIYHPTQVVQSDSKTMDQLFRSVEAISQHYRNNTSTNVNHHNHNGNDSFHNNKNNKVLSKQEVSSGSPSKGSYPPVHPPPVPARLDSFIATKNLENSRVHHHQGTEFQPPQPQPQQQPRPYNRLHSQHHGLNARNPEKANPDTANSSLNSDPVFSVWRGSQPQAQQAPVHRPHLQSHDQTRVPLNPEYPFILDNKADSEQQKSKNLPSGSPPRGTSQSDYLKPRQLSSSGGCNGDHHNKSSGSSSNVESQRKRAHSAHDWLGSETSRAASPWNSGQSFINSSIQHKGQFYFVTGLCKLSDSGMRTNSSSVCGSDTGSESSTVLEKHRIREKERSHSTMDSLFRPLQESSRTSSGTIPGEREVFTSVSQGKDLSSRSQDQENHRPSFLLTQSSRSFDSLEEINMIQSREIGRHTANNPIFYCGPDRNCPPHSATQTKEAASLISNEQPNHKREEQAKRGKRQPLGDVASERINKETTPLLYHLTEANRAALQPRKEAESSMKGKEAILHKTDHGDVSGNDNKRPPQGDMSKNDRGDGISVACNTLDDSFKKYYKEKLKDAQSKVLRETSFKRRDLQLSWPHRIRQKPELRPSVIHSFSLSQDSEMSTDTLTPSVTSEETERGSIKEEVSENQNETDKETEKENGRPSNVAQPQVARVGGRKRLTLEQKKMCYSEPEKLNQLGSTPSHSACRSYGNESDNLFASECDGEECVQQGEPGLVAARRKMFETRGRALSASSTSKTNLKQQQHKALVEYMERKTGQKVAEPQQPAPQLPPSPRQRHSLGEKPFDWGPRPQSGNHEGKNTKKKLHRPHSAGRILDSSTSSIRYAQFFSAQSCSGQFADQSNQPRWRESQGPYQGKSASVESLLDQPEPPSFYRNRSISTPQAYQAHDDERDPSPVNTMETCSPQTTTTENSWVKRVSEGKPYVRVVAQRGKSMEELGASKLTRPSALSKSSEQLDQLWRRSTGPGGAEVEKRSFSFITEVREAQGLERGRNKQYLTEQAGEEPDVVGQKNTQGQIQNQTQKTPPLKQNSEPGEDATVGTRNSSRSTSPASRSFSRARVRSGSPGSHDPVTDEVRSSRPPSETSSNQPSPRVTETNERVIKSTSSTPVQTKLPCESRLCFSSVRTSPSATGTEREQFVDEPKSDTPLPDSNHEVSLSCGVTTDPSLWILPLEEVIKEEVQNSPLTDGVFDDESPCPAPRPQTSETPVSPRASVSEADVTQQAEEEKSPEMEDEKSAENQELEEKAAPEESPEELGGRPQWEELVEAVVKADQSLARTLYPLTDRKTALMLMEQLLSEDTLLMEEHYKKKQEQRGDAESAEVVKGAEAPQCLSAAEESLTPQSADPQSKVDVTEKKQLLVSRIEERLRSLEETRGALQTEVEENAGRGKALEALVRERCAPVELERYNLFIGDLQRVVSLLLCLSARLARVQNALSTVDEHTDAEEKQSLDSRHRLLCKQREDAKDLKDNLDRRENLVSTFLSRQLSAEQLRDYRRFVQTQASLLIRQKDLEEKQRLGEEQLEALSHSLRL, encoded by the exons ATGGATTCCTACAACTTCCACTTTGAGAGAATGAGCAACGTGGACCTGCATAGCCTGAGCCTGCCCGTCAGCCGGCTCTCCCCAGCCAAGTCCAAcagcagcatcgtcgaccaACTCGCCCACCACCAACACGGCAAAGGAGACTCTGCCTACAGCTCCTTCTCTGGTGGGTCCACTGCCCCAGACTACCCTTCCCCCTTCGTCCCAGACGACCTACACTCCAGCGCCTTCAGTCACTATGCTGATCTCAAGTATGTAAAGTCCATTTATCATCCAACCCAGGTTGTGCAGTCTGATTCGAAGACCATGGACCAGCTCTTTCGCTCTGTGGAAGCTATCTCTCAGCACTATCGCAACAACACCAGTACCAACGTAAACCACCACAACCACAATGGCAATGACAgtttccacaacaacaaaaacaacaaagtgctCTCTAAACAAGAGGTGTCTTCAGGCTCTCCTTCCAAGGGTTCTTAccctcctgtccatcctcctcctgtcccaGCACGCCTGGATAGTTTCATAGCCACAAAAAACTTGGAGAACAGCAGGGTCCACCACCACCAAGGTACTGAGTTTCAACCCCCGCAGCCACAGCCTCAACAACAACCCAGACCCTACAATAGACTCCATTCACAGCACCACGGTCTGAATGCCAGAAACCCCGAGAAGGCTAACCCAGATACAGCCAACTCAAGCCTCAATTCTGACcctgtgttttcagtttggAGGGGCTCTCAACCTCAGGCCCAGCAAGCACCAGTCCACCGCCCTCACCTCCAGTCTCATGATCAGACCAGGGTGCCGTTGAACCCAGAGTACCCTTTCATTCTGGATAACAAAGCTGACTCTGAGCAGCAGAAATCAAAAAACCTCCCAAGTGGATCACCACCCCGAGGCACGAGCCAGTCTGATTACCTGAAACCCCGACAGCTCTCCAGCAGCGGTGGATGCAATGGAGACCATCACAACAAGTCCAGTGGTAGCAGTAGCAATGTAGAGAGTCAGCGCAAACGGGCCCACTCGGCTCACGATTGGCTTGGGTCAGAGACGAGCCGAGCTGCCAGCCCCTGGAATTCTGGTCAGAGTTTTATCAACAGCAGCATCCAACATAAGGGTCAGTTCTACTTTGTCACGGGATTGTGTAAGCTGTCTGACTCCGGGATGAGGACAAATTCTTCATCTGTGTGTGGGTCTGACACCGGGAGTGAGAGCTCCACTGTGTTGGAGAAGCACCGgataagagaaaaagaaagaagccacaGCACTATGGATAGTTTGTTCAGACCTCTCCAAGAGAGTTCTCGTACTTCCAGTGGTACAATTCCAGGTGAGAGGGAGGTTTTCACTTCTGTGTCCCAGGGCAAAGACCTGTCCTCCAGGAGTCAGGATCAGGAGAATCACAGGCCATCCTTCCTCTTGACGCAGTCCTCTCGAAGCTTTGACTCCTTGGAAGAAATCAACATGATCCAAAGCCGAGAGATCGGCCGCCACACTGCGAACAACCCCATATTCTACTGTGGACCTGACAGAAACTGCCCGCCACATTCAGCAACGCAAACGAAGGAGGCCGCCTCGCTAATAAGCAATGAACAGCCCAACCataagagagaggagcaggcaAAGAGAGGGAAACGGCAGCCTTTGGGGGATGTAGCCAGCGAGAGGATAAACAAAGAAACGACCCCACTTCTCTATCACCTCACTGAAGCCAACCGGGCGGCCTTACAGCCCAGAAAGGAGGCTGAGAGCAGCATGAAAGGCAAGGAAGCAATCTTACACAAAACAGATCATGGGGACGTGTCAGGAAATGACAATAAGAGACCTCCACAAGGTGACATGAGCAAGAACGACCGAGGGGATGGCATCTCTGTTGCCTGTAACACTCTTGATGACTCATTTAAAAAGTACTACAAAGAGAAGCTAAAGGATGCCCAGTCTAAGGTGCTGAGGGAGACTTCATTTAAAAGGAGGGACCTGCAGCTGTCATGGCCACACCGTATCAGGCAAAAACCTGAGCTGAGGCCTTCAGTGATTCACTCGTTCTCCCTGTCACAAGATTCTGAGATgtccacagacacactcactccctctgtgacctctgaggAGACAGAGCGGGGGAGCATAAAGGAAGAGGTCAGTGAGAATCAGaatgagacagacaaagagactgaAAAGGAAAACGGGAGACCATCGAACGTGGCCCAGCCCCAAGTGGCACGCGTCGGAGGCAGGAAGCGATTGACTCTAGAGCAGAAGAAGATGTGCTACTCTGAACCCGAGAAACTCAACCAGCTCGGCAGCACCCCTAGCCACTCCGCTTGCCGCTCATACGGCAACGAAAGCGACAACCTGTTTGCATCCGAATGTGACGGAGAGGAGTGCGTGCAGCAAGGAGAGCCGGGACTGGTCGCAGCACGCCGGAAGATGTTCGAGACAAGAGGTCGAGCCCTTTCAGCCTCTAGCACCTCAAAGACAAATCttaaacaacagcaacacaaggCTCTGGTGGAGTACATGGAGCGCAAGACTGGCCAGAAAGTGGCTGAGCCACAACAACCAGCGCCGCAGTTGCCACCTTCACCCCGACAGAGGCACTCCCTGGGGGAGAAACCGTTCGACTGGGGTCCCAGGCCTCAATCAGGAAATCACGAAGGcaaaaatacaaagaagaaGCTCCACAGACCCCACTCCGCTGGCCGCATCCTTGATTCTTCCACCAGCTCCATCAG GTATGCACAGTTCTTCTCAGCACAGTCTTGTTCAGGCCAATTCGCTGACCAGTCCAATCAGCCCAGGTGGAGGGAGAGCCAAGGTCCCTATCAGGGGAAGTCTGCCTCAGTGGAGAGTCTCCTGGACCAGCCAGAACCTCCTAGTTTCTACAGGAACAGATCAATATCCACACCACAGGCATATCAG GCACACGACGACGAGCGGGATCCATCACCAGTTAATACTATGGAAACCTGTAG TCCGCAGACAACTACCACGGAGAATTCCTGGGTAAAGCGGGTCTCGGAGGGCAAGCCGTATGTCCGCGTTGTTGCACAGAGGGGGAAGTCCATGGAAGAGCTTGGGGCATCAAAATTAACAAGACCATCGGCCTTGAGTAAAAGTTCTGAGCAGTTGGATCAACTGTGGAGACGCTCGACTGGACCAGGAGGCGCAGAAGTAGAAAAGAggagtttttcatttattaccGAAGTCAGAGAAGCCCAGGgactggagagagggaggaacaaACAGTATTTGACAGAGCAAGCGGGAGAAGAACCAGATGTTGTTGGTCAGAAGAACACTCAGGGACAGATTCAAAACCAAACCCAGAAAACTCCTCCGCTGAAGCAGAACTCAGAACCAGGGGAGGACGCAACGGTGGGAACAAGGAACTCGAGCAGATCCACCTCCCCGGCCTCCCGCTCCTTTTCCAGGGCCAGGGTTCGCTCTGGATCTCCTGGATCTCATGACCCTGTCACAGATGAGGTTCGGTCCAGCAGACCGCCAAGTGAGACCTCATCTAATCAACCTTCTCCCAGAGTTACAGAGACCAATGAGAGGGTGATAAAATCCACCTCATCCACCCCTGTCCAGACAAAGCTCCCTTGTGAGAGCAGGCTTTGCTTCAG CAGTGTCAGAACCTCTCCATCTGCGACTGGAACGGAGAGGGAGCAGTTTGTGGATGAACCGAAAAGTGACACCCCACTGCCTGATTCAAACCACGAAGTGTCTCTGAGCTGCGGCGTCACCACAGATCCATCGCTGTGGATTCTCCCTCTGGAGGAAGTGATCAAAGAGGAAGTCCAGAATTCACCACTGACGGACGGCGTTTTTGATGACGAGTCCCCCTGCCCGGCTCCTCGACCGCAGACAAGCGAAACCCCCGTGTCCCCCCGTGCCTCCGTCTCTGAGGCGGACGTCACTcagcaggcggaggaggagaaaagtcCCGAAATGGAGGACGAGAAATCAGCAGAAAatcaggagctggaggagaaggcaGCACCGGAGGAGAGCCCGGAGGAGCTCGGCGGGAGGCCTCAGTGGGAGGAGCTTGTAGAAGCAGTGGTCAAGGCTGACCAATCGCTGGCCAGAACGCTCTACCCACTGACGGATCGTAAGACGGCACTGAtgctgatggagcagctgctgtCGGAGGACACGCTGCTGATGGAAGAGCACTACAAGAAGaaacaagagcagagaggagacgcagaAAG TGCTGAAGTGGTCAAAGGAGCTGAAGCACCTCAGtgtctttctgctgctgaagaaagCCTCACACCTCAGTCTGCAGACCCGCAGAGCAAAGTTGACGTCACAGAGAAGAAG CAGCTGTTGGTGTCTCGTATCGAGGAGCGCCTGCGCTCGCTGGAAGAGACGCGCGGCGCCCTCCAGACGGAGGTCGAGGAGAACGCGGGACGGGGCAAGGCCCTGGAGGCGCTGGTCCGCGAGCGCTGTGCGCCCGTGGAGCTGGAGAGGTACAACCTGTTCATCGGAGACCTGCAGAGGGTGGTCAGCCTGCTGCTGTGCCTGTCTGCCCGACTGGCCAGGGTGCAGAACGCCCTGAGCACCGTGGACGAGCACACGGACGCTGAGGAGAAG CAATCTCTGGACAGTCGCCACCGTCTGCTGTGCAAACAGAGGGAGGACGCCAAAGACCTGAAGGACAACCTGGACCGGAGGGAGAACCTGGTCTCCACCTTCCTGTCGCGCCAGCTGTCCGCCGAGCAGCTGCGGGACTACCGGCGCTTCGTCCAGACCCAGGCCTCGCTGCTCATCCGGCAGaaggacctggaggagaagcagcggctgggagaggagcagctggaggcccTCTCCCACAGCCTCCGTctgtga
- the shroom1 gene encoding protein Shroom1 isoform X2: MDSYNFHFERMSNVDLHSLSLPVSRLSPAKSNSSIVDQLAHHQHGKGDSAYSSFSGGSTAPDYPSPFVPDDLHSSAFSHYADLKYVKSIYHPTQVVQSDSKTMDQLFRSVEAISQHYRNNTSTNVNHHNHNGNDSFHNNKNNKVLSKQEVSSGSPSKGSYPPVHPPPVPARLDSFIATKNLENSRVHHHQGTEFQPPQPQPQQQPRPYNRLHSQHHGLNARNPEKANPDTANSSLNSDPVFSVWRGSQPQAQQAPVHRPHLQSHDQTRVPLNPEYPFILDNKADSEQQKSKNLPSGSPPRGTSQSDYLKPRQLSSSGGCNGDHHNKSSGSSSNVESQRKRAHSAHDWLGSETSRAASPWNSGQSFINSSIQHKGQFYFVTGLCKLSDSGMRTNSSSVCGSDTGSESSTVLEKHRIREKERSHSTMDSLFRPLQESSRTSSGTIPGEREVFTSVSQGKDLSSRSQDQENHRPSFLLTQSSRSFDSLEEINMIQSREIGRHTANNPIFYCGPDRNCPPHSATQTKEAASLISNEQPNHKREEQAKRGKRQPLGDVASERINKETTPLLYHLTEANRAALQPRKEAESSMKGKEAILHKTDHGDVSGNDNKRPPQGDMSKNDRGDGISVACNTLDDSFKKYYKEKLKDAQSKVLRETSFKRRDLQLSWPHRIRQKPELRPSVIHSFSLSQDSEMSTDTLTPSVTSEETERGSIKEEVSENQNETDKETEKENGRPSNVAQPQVARVGGRKRLTLEQKKMCYSEPEKLNQLGSTPSHSACRSYGNESDNLFASECDGEECVQQGEPGLVAARRKMFETRGRALSASSTSKTNLKQQQHKALVEYMERKTGQKVAEPQQPAPQLPPSPRQRHSLGEKPFDWGPRPQSGNHEGKNTKKKLHRPHSAGRILDSSTSSIRYAQFFSAQSCSGQFADQSNQPRWRESQGPYQGKSASVESLLDQPEPPSFYRNRSISTPQAYQAHDDERDPSPVNTMETCSPQTTTTENSWVKRVSEGKPYVRVVAQRGKSMEELGASKLTRPSALSKSSEQLDQLWRRSTGPGGAEVEKRSFSFITEVREAQGLERGRNKQYLTEQAGEEPDVVGQKNTQGQIQNQTQKTPPLKQNSEPGEDATVGTRNSSRSTSPASRSFSRARVRSGSPGSHDPVTDEVRSSRPPSETSSNQPSPRVTETNERVIKSTSSTPVQTKLPCESRLCFSVRTSPSATGTEREQFVDEPKSDTPLPDSNHEVSLSCGVTTDPSLWILPLEEVIKEEVQNSPLTDGVFDDESPCPAPRPQTSETPVSPRASVSEADVTQQAEEEKSPEMEDEKSAENQELEEKAAPEESPEELGGRPQWEELVEAVVKADQSLARTLYPLTDRKTALMLMEQLLSEDTLLMEEHYKKKQEQRGDAESAEVVKGAEAPQCLSAAEESLTPQSADPQSKVDVTEKKQLLVSRIEERLRSLEETRGALQTEVEENAGRGKALEALVRERCAPVELERYNLFIGDLQRVVSLLLCLSARLARVQNALSTVDEHTDAEEKQSLDSRHRLLCKQREDAKDLKDNLDRRENLVSTFLSRQLSAEQLRDYRRFVQTQASLLIRQKDLEEKQRLGEEQLEALSHSLRL, from the exons ATGGATTCCTACAACTTCCACTTTGAGAGAATGAGCAACGTGGACCTGCATAGCCTGAGCCTGCCCGTCAGCCGGCTCTCCCCAGCCAAGTCCAAcagcagcatcgtcgaccaACTCGCCCACCACCAACACGGCAAAGGAGACTCTGCCTACAGCTCCTTCTCTGGTGGGTCCACTGCCCCAGACTACCCTTCCCCCTTCGTCCCAGACGACCTACACTCCAGCGCCTTCAGTCACTATGCTGATCTCAAGTATGTAAAGTCCATTTATCATCCAACCCAGGTTGTGCAGTCTGATTCGAAGACCATGGACCAGCTCTTTCGCTCTGTGGAAGCTATCTCTCAGCACTATCGCAACAACACCAGTACCAACGTAAACCACCACAACCACAATGGCAATGACAgtttccacaacaacaaaaacaacaaagtgctCTCTAAACAAGAGGTGTCTTCAGGCTCTCCTTCCAAGGGTTCTTAccctcctgtccatcctcctcctgtcccaGCACGCCTGGATAGTTTCATAGCCACAAAAAACTTGGAGAACAGCAGGGTCCACCACCACCAAGGTACTGAGTTTCAACCCCCGCAGCCACAGCCTCAACAACAACCCAGACCCTACAATAGACTCCATTCACAGCACCACGGTCTGAATGCCAGAAACCCCGAGAAGGCTAACCCAGATACAGCCAACTCAAGCCTCAATTCTGACcctgtgttttcagtttggAGGGGCTCTCAACCTCAGGCCCAGCAAGCACCAGTCCACCGCCCTCACCTCCAGTCTCATGATCAGACCAGGGTGCCGTTGAACCCAGAGTACCCTTTCATTCTGGATAACAAAGCTGACTCTGAGCAGCAGAAATCAAAAAACCTCCCAAGTGGATCACCACCCCGAGGCACGAGCCAGTCTGATTACCTGAAACCCCGACAGCTCTCCAGCAGCGGTGGATGCAATGGAGACCATCACAACAAGTCCAGTGGTAGCAGTAGCAATGTAGAGAGTCAGCGCAAACGGGCCCACTCGGCTCACGATTGGCTTGGGTCAGAGACGAGCCGAGCTGCCAGCCCCTGGAATTCTGGTCAGAGTTTTATCAACAGCAGCATCCAACATAAGGGTCAGTTCTACTTTGTCACGGGATTGTGTAAGCTGTCTGACTCCGGGATGAGGACAAATTCTTCATCTGTGTGTGGGTCTGACACCGGGAGTGAGAGCTCCACTGTGTTGGAGAAGCACCGgataagagaaaaagaaagaagccacaGCACTATGGATAGTTTGTTCAGACCTCTCCAAGAGAGTTCTCGTACTTCCAGTGGTACAATTCCAGGTGAGAGGGAGGTTTTCACTTCTGTGTCCCAGGGCAAAGACCTGTCCTCCAGGAGTCAGGATCAGGAGAATCACAGGCCATCCTTCCTCTTGACGCAGTCCTCTCGAAGCTTTGACTCCTTGGAAGAAATCAACATGATCCAAAGCCGAGAGATCGGCCGCCACACTGCGAACAACCCCATATTCTACTGTGGACCTGACAGAAACTGCCCGCCACATTCAGCAACGCAAACGAAGGAGGCCGCCTCGCTAATAAGCAATGAACAGCCCAACCataagagagaggagcaggcaAAGAGAGGGAAACGGCAGCCTTTGGGGGATGTAGCCAGCGAGAGGATAAACAAAGAAACGACCCCACTTCTCTATCACCTCACTGAAGCCAACCGGGCGGCCTTACAGCCCAGAAAGGAGGCTGAGAGCAGCATGAAAGGCAAGGAAGCAATCTTACACAAAACAGATCATGGGGACGTGTCAGGAAATGACAATAAGAGACCTCCACAAGGTGACATGAGCAAGAACGACCGAGGGGATGGCATCTCTGTTGCCTGTAACACTCTTGATGACTCATTTAAAAAGTACTACAAAGAGAAGCTAAAGGATGCCCAGTCTAAGGTGCTGAGGGAGACTTCATTTAAAAGGAGGGACCTGCAGCTGTCATGGCCACACCGTATCAGGCAAAAACCTGAGCTGAGGCCTTCAGTGATTCACTCGTTCTCCCTGTCACAAGATTCTGAGATgtccacagacacactcactccctctgtgacctctgaggAGACAGAGCGGGGGAGCATAAAGGAAGAGGTCAGTGAGAATCAGaatgagacagacaaagagactgaAAAGGAAAACGGGAGACCATCGAACGTGGCCCAGCCCCAAGTGGCACGCGTCGGAGGCAGGAAGCGATTGACTCTAGAGCAGAAGAAGATGTGCTACTCTGAACCCGAGAAACTCAACCAGCTCGGCAGCACCCCTAGCCACTCCGCTTGCCGCTCATACGGCAACGAAAGCGACAACCTGTTTGCATCCGAATGTGACGGAGAGGAGTGCGTGCAGCAAGGAGAGCCGGGACTGGTCGCAGCACGCCGGAAGATGTTCGAGACAAGAGGTCGAGCCCTTTCAGCCTCTAGCACCTCAAAGACAAATCttaaacaacagcaacacaaggCTCTGGTGGAGTACATGGAGCGCAAGACTGGCCAGAAAGTGGCTGAGCCACAACAACCAGCGCCGCAGTTGCCACCTTCACCCCGACAGAGGCACTCCCTGGGGGAGAAACCGTTCGACTGGGGTCCCAGGCCTCAATCAGGAAATCACGAAGGcaaaaatacaaagaagaaGCTCCACAGACCCCACTCCGCTGGCCGCATCCTTGATTCTTCCACCAGCTCCATCAG GTATGCACAGTTCTTCTCAGCACAGTCTTGTTCAGGCCAATTCGCTGACCAGTCCAATCAGCCCAGGTGGAGGGAGAGCCAAGGTCCCTATCAGGGGAAGTCTGCCTCAGTGGAGAGTCTCCTGGACCAGCCAGAACCTCCTAGTTTCTACAGGAACAGATCAATATCCACACCACAGGCATATCAG GCACACGACGACGAGCGGGATCCATCACCAGTTAATACTATGGAAACCTGTAG TCCGCAGACAACTACCACGGAGAATTCCTGGGTAAAGCGGGTCTCGGAGGGCAAGCCGTATGTCCGCGTTGTTGCACAGAGGGGGAAGTCCATGGAAGAGCTTGGGGCATCAAAATTAACAAGACCATCGGCCTTGAGTAAAAGTTCTGAGCAGTTGGATCAACTGTGGAGACGCTCGACTGGACCAGGAGGCGCAGAAGTAGAAAAGAggagtttttcatttattaccGAAGTCAGAGAAGCCCAGGgactggagagagggaggaacaaACAGTATTTGACAGAGCAAGCGGGAGAAGAACCAGATGTTGTTGGTCAGAAGAACACTCAGGGACAGATTCAAAACCAAACCCAGAAAACTCCTCCGCTGAAGCAGAACTCAGAACCAGGGGAGGACGCAACGGTGGGAACAAGGAACTCGAGCAGATCCACCTCCCCGGCCTCCCGCTCCTTTTCCAGGGCCAGGGTTCGCTCTGGATCTCCTGGATCTCATGACCCTGTCACAGATGAGGTTCGGTCCAGCAGACCGCCAAGTGAGACCTCATCTAATCAACCTTCTCCCAGAGTTACAGAGACCAATGAGAGGGTGATAAAATCCACCTCATCCACCCCTGTCCAGACAAAGCTCCCTTGTGAGAGCAGGCTTTGCTTCAG TGTCAGAACCTCTCCATCTGCGACTGGAACGGAGAGGGAGCAGTTTGTGGATGAACCGAAAAGTGACACCCCACTGCCTGATTCAAACCACGAAGTGTCTCTGAGCTGCGGCGTCACCACAGATCCATCGCTGTGGATTCTCCCTCTGGAGGAAGTGATCAAAGAGGAAGTCCAGAATTCACCACTGACGGACGGCGTTTTTGATGACGAGTCCCCCTGCCCGGCTCCTCGACCGCAGACAAGCGAAACCCCCGTGTCCCCCCGTGCCTCCGTCTCTGAGGCGGACGTCACTcagcaggcggaggaggagaaaagtcCCGAAATGGAGGACGAGAAATCAGCAGAAAatcaggagctggaggagaaggcaGCACCGGAGGAGAGCCCGGAGGAGCTCGGCGGGAGGCCTCAGTGGGAGGAGCTTGTAGAAGCAGTGGTCAAGGCTGACCAATCGCTGGCCAGAACGCTCTACCCACTGACGGATCGTAAGACGGCACTGAtgctgatggagcagctgctgtCGGAGGACACGCTGCTGATGGAAGAGCACTACAAGAAGaaacaagagcagagaggagacgcagaAAG TGCTGAAGTGGTCAAAGGAGCTGAAGCACCTCAGtgtctttctgctgctgaagaaagCCTCACACCTCAGTCTGCAGACCCGCAGAGCAAAGTTGACGTCACAGAGAAGAAG CAGCTGTTGGTGTCTCGTATCGAGGAGCGCCTGCGCTCGCTGGAAGAGACGCGCGGCGCCCTCCAGACGGAGGTCGAGGAGAACGCGGGACGGGGCAAGGCCCTGGAGGCGCTGGTCCGCGAGCGCTGTGCGCCCGTGGAGCTGGAGAGGTACAACCTGTTCATCGGAGACCTGCAGAGGGTGGTCAGCCTGCTGCTGTGCCTGTCTGCCCGACTGGCCAGGGTGCAGAACGCCCTGAGCACCGTGGACGAGCACACGGACGCTGAGGAGAAG CAATCTCTGGACAGTCGCCACCGTCTGCTGTGCAAACAGAGGGAGGACGCCAAAGACCTGAAGGACAACCTGGACCGGAGGGAGAACCTGGTCTCCACCTTCCTGTCGCGCCAGCTGTCCGCCGAGCAGCTGCGGGACTACCGGCGCTTCGTCCAGACCCAGGCCTCGCTGCTCATCCGGCAGaaggacctggaggagaagcagcggctgggagaggagcagctggaggcccTCTCCCACAGCCTCCGTctgtga